The Candidatus Thiothrix anitrata genome includes the window GCTGGAAACTTCAGCACCGGGGAACAAGGTCAACGGGTAAGCCTGCCCACCAATCAAAATCACATACAGTTGCGCAAAGCCACCGACGATAGTGAACGCTGCGGCCAACAGTAATGCCACACGGTTATTTGCCAGCTTACGGCAGAAAATCAGCGACAAAGGCAGCAAACTACCCAGCAGAATTTGCCCAACCCAGAACAACTGCGTGTAAACACCACCTTCAAACAAAATGAAGTTTTCCACACCAGCCTTCTGTGCAATGTACAAACCGGTGAAATGACGTGCAGCTTCCAGCAACAATACGCCACCGATGAACACTGCCAACAAATAACGCAAGCGGTTCATCACCGCATTACCCAATTGACGACCTGTCCAAGCATACGCAAAGTGCAATACCAGAATGAAAACCGCCAAGCCCATTGCAAATGACATAACGATAAATAACGGAGCCATGACCGCTGAATTGTAAAAATCACGCGCCACCAAGAAGCCGAAGATCGAGCCAGTACCAGCAGTCAGGATCAAACGCCAAGTAAATGCCGCAATACCCGCCATCTTGTAATAGCCCTTCACCTGACGATCCATCATCGTCCAGATATATACTGCTGATAACGCCAAGAAACCGTTATAGAGGATAATGTTCCACGCAAAAATCGACTTAAAGTTAAAGGTGGTCATCGCCACGATCAAACGGTCAGGCCGACCTAAATCCAACACCAACACGATCAAACCACCAATCAGTAAGGAAATCGCCAGCAATGCCGACAAACGTCCCATGGGTTGATAGATTTTCTTACCGAATACAGTGCCGATTGAACCGACGTTCAATGCGCCGGAAGCTGCGACGATCAAACCAATCGCAAAAACGTGCGGCAAACCCCAAACAATTTGGTTATTCATGCCTGTGACATGATGACCGTGATGTTCAGCATTGAAAAATGCCAGCGCACCCAGTGCGAGGAATGCACCCAAAACCGCCAACAGGATGTAAAAACCCTTGCCGTCTTTGGTTTCGCGGAAAATGATTGCTTGACTAGCCATTGCTGTTCGTCCTTTCCGTTAGATGCCGTGGTAGCGCACGCCAGTATTTAAACCAAGATCAGCACGGATTTGCTTCCCACCGATAGCTTTCAGCGTTTGGCTCAGCGTGCTGTTAGGGTCATTCAAATCACCGAAGGTCACTGCATCCGGTGCTGCTTCTACACAGGCTGGTAACTGACCATTATCCACGCGATGCACGCACATATTGCAGGATTCAACCGTACCAATACCGCGTGGTGAATGTGCTTTTTGATCAACCAAATGCTCATGCACAAAGCTA containing:
- the nrfD gene encoding NrfD/PsrC family molybdoenzyme membrane anchor subunit, with protein sequence MASQAIIFRETKDGKGFYILLAVLGAFLALGALAFFNAEHHGHHVTGMNNQIVWGLPHVFAIGLIVAASGALNVGSIGTVFGKKIYQPMGRLSALLAISLLIGGLIVLVLDLGRPDRLIVAMTTFNFKSIFAWNIILYNGFLALSAVYIWTMMDRQVKGYYKMAGIAAFTWRLILTAGTGSIFGFLVARDFYNSAVMAPLFIVMSFAMGLAVFILVLHFAYAWTGRQLGNAVMNRLRYLLAVFIGGVLLLEAARHFTGLYIAQKAGVENFILFEGGVYTQLFWVGQILLGSLLPLSLIFCRKLANNRVALLLAAAFTIVGGFAQLYVILIGGQAYPLTLFPGAEVSSDYFDGVINSYVPSIWELMLGLGGVALTLVMVTIGVKVLRFLPDSLSDAVADPHSK